The window GGCGGCCCCGCGTTCACCGTCGGTGCGCCGTGAAACGCCGGTGCCCTGTGAAACGGCCAGGAGCAGATCGGGCGAGGGCACGCCGAGCCGCTCTGCCTGCCGTCTGGCGCGCGTCGCCTCCGTGTCCGTCGCAACCGCGCCGCCCGTGCTCAGCGCCGAGAAGGCAACCGGGGCCAGCACCCCCGCGCACACCGCCGCCAGCAGGGCGCTCACCACCACGAGCCAGGCCCGGCGCCGCACCGCATCCATCCGTGTGTCTCCGTCTTGCATCCGATCCGGTCGCTTCGTCTGGCTCCCACTAGGAAGTCGTGAACAGCAGGACGGCGTTCTGGCCGCCGAAGCCGAAGGAGCAACTGATCCCCGCCTCGCCGCGCGTGGAGCGGGGATGTCCGGCGACGATGTCCAGCTTGTGGTCTCCGTCCTGGCCCTCGAAGTTCGCCACCGGAGGGACGGCCGCATGGCGCAGCGCGAGAACCGTGTATGCCGCCTGGATCGCCCCGGCCGCCCCCAGCGCGTGCCCGATCACGCCCTTGGACGCGGTGACCGGCGGCCCGTCGTCTCCGAAGACGCGGACGAGGGCTCGTGCCTCGGCCGTGTCGTTCAGCGGGGTGGAGGTACCGTGCGCGTTGACGTGGCCGACGTTCCCCGGCCCGCACCCGGCGTCCGCGAGAGCGGTGTGGATGGCGCGGACCGCGCCGTCGCCCTGCGGGTGCGGGGCGATGGGATGGTGCGCGTCGGCGCCGGCACCGTAACCCCGCAGCAGCGCCAGGACGGGAGCCCGGCGGGCCCGAGCCGCGCATGCGCGTTCGAGGACGAGGATGCCGGCGCCCTCGCCCAGGACGAAGCCGTCACGTTGCGCGTCGAACGGCCGGCTGGCCAGAGCCGGTTCGGCCCTGCGCCGGGACAGTGCCCGCATCCGCGTGAAGCACGTGGCCGTCATGCGCGAGCGAGCCGACTCACTGCCGCCCGCCAGCACGATGTCACAGGTACCCGACCGCAGCAGGTCCCGGGCCACTCCGATCGCGGTGGCGCCCGACGCACAGGCGCTGGCGGTGGTGAAGTTGGGGCCGCGCACGCCCAGGTCGATGGCGACCTCGCCCGCGGCCATGCTCGGAACGCTGCGCGGGAGCGCGAGTGGCGAGACCCGCTCCGGCCGCCCGGCGCCGAGGTGACCGAATTCAGTGACGTATGTACTCAAACTGTTCGATCCCACGCCCAGCACGACACCGACTCGCTCCGCTTCCCAGGTATGCCGATCGAGGCGCGCGTCCGCGACGGCCCGCCGGGCGGCGACGAGGGCGAACTGGATGAAGCGGTCCCCGCGCCGCGCCGACGCCCGGCCGAGTTCCGTCTCGGCATCGAAGTCCGTCACCCGGCAGGAGAAGTCGACGGGCAGGCCCGCCAGGTCGGGATCCGTCGCGGCCAGCGAGCGCCCCCGGCACAAGGCCGCCCAGTTCGCCTCCGCCGTATGCCCGGCCGGAGTCACCAGCCCCAGCCCAGTGACCGCGATCTCAGCGCGCATGCTCGAATGCCCGAGCCGCCTCGCCCAGGGTCGAAGACGGGCGCAGGTCCAGGGCGTTCTCGGGCAGGACGATCCCGTACTCCTCCTCCGCCGCCACCACCAACTCGAACAGCGACAGCGAGTCCAGGCCGAGACTCTCGAACGTCGTCCTGCCGGAGAACTCACCGGCATCCGCCTTTACATCAAGGTGGCCGGTCAGCAGGGCCACCAACTCCTCGGGAAGGGCCGACTCCGCCGCGCCTTCCGCTGCCTGCCTCATGTCTGGGTCTCCTGTTTCCTGTCTGCGAGAGGCCCTGCGGCGCTGCCCGCGCTTATCCGTCTAAAGGCCACGCGCGCGGGAAGCTTGCGTCTCAAGCCACTCCACGTGCTGACCGAGCCGGTCCTGCGCCTGTCGCCCGGCCGCACCCAGCCCGGTCGTCGACATCACGCCAAGCGCACACAACAACGGCCCCATCACGTACTCGCGATGGACATCGAGGTTGAAGATGCCGGCCGCCGCGACCCGCGCCGCCCGCGCCCCGAACCCGCGGATCCCAGCCCCGGGCATCCGAAAGCCACACACCACGTCAGCCAGGGCCATCAGGGCCTCGTCCGGGAAGCCTTGGAGCGCGTCAGCGTATAGGCCCCGGTAGAACAGCATGTGCAGGTTCTCGGCCGCCGCGATCCGGGCCATCAGTTGCTCGCCCACCCGGTCACCGCACGACGCGCCGACGTTGCGGTGGGCCCGGTGGGTCGCCAGTTCCTGCACGGTGACGTACGCCAGCGCGTGCAGGACGGTCGGCAGGTCACTGCGGTACCCGGTGCTGACGTGCCGCATCCGCAGCTCCTCCAGGGCCACCGGGTCGACCGCCCGGCGGGCATGGACGTAGGCCCGAAGCGGGTCGCGATCTCGAAGTGGTAACTGGGCAGGTTGTCCTCGGTGAGGAGATTGATGATCAGCGCGTCCTGCACGGGTTGCGACAGCGTCGACTGCGCCGATTCCCAGGCCAAACCCTTCAGCGGCCCGTCGAAGTCCCGCGCCGCACTCCACGGCACGAACTGGTGCGGCAGCCAGTCACGCGCAGCCGCAAGATGCCACTCCAAGAGCCGCTCGACCGACTGCTCCAGCTCCCGCAGCACGACTTCCGCCATATTGCCGACCACGCCCGCACCTCCCCTGTCCTGCCCGTTATCTGTTTGGTTGCGCCTCGCCGTGTAAACACCAACGAGGGGTGTAGGGGACGATCTGTCACTCGTTAGTGTTCGTAAGGCCGTTCCAGCCATGGCCATCCGTGACGCCGACCTGCTGAACGCGCTGCCCTACCCGGCGCTCAACCTTGTCCACACGCTTGTCCACACGCCCGAGGACCCGGTAGGGCCGCATGCCGAGGTTGCAGGACTGACCAGCGCTTTTAGGTCGGCCGGTTCGTGGTGGAGGGGCACCTCAGCGGGACATGCACGCACACCGCGCGTTCGTCCGTCGCCGTAGACGCCGAGCAGGTCGTCGCGGAACAGGCCGGCCAGGAAGCTGTCAACACGTCGTCGCCGGCGCGCCGACCGCCTGACAGATCAGCGCGGGGCCCGCAGGACTGCGAGCATCCCGGGTGGGCCGTGCTGGTCAACTCACACCTCGCGGGGCGGGTCGGGACGGACGGGTCCGAGCGGGCCCGTCCGCGACCGGTGTCGCAGTCACGGACGCGCCCGGTTATGGTCACCGTCGTCCCCTTCTCCGTGGGCCGTCGGGGCGGGGCACGTGGCGGGCAGAGCCAGGGCATGCGGGTGTCGCGACTCGCGGATGCGGCACGTGCGCTGTGCGAAACGGTGTGGAACTGCCCGAGGTCTACGCCCTGCTGGTCGGCGCAGCGCGCGCCGCCGCCCACGCGTGCCTACACGACGAGGTGCGTTCCCGCTTGCCCGCCATCGTGTTCGCGGGGCTGGCGCCAGCCCCGAGCCAGGCATCGACAGCAGACTTCTCGTGTCGCGCTCCATGGCGGGCAGAGACTGTCAACCGCCTGCGGTCAAGAGCCGCTGTCCTTTTCGATCACGAGGGCGGTTCTGATCGAACATGATGCCTGCCCGGGTGATCTTGGGTGGGTGGGCGCATGGGAACAGGGCCCCTTGGTAGCTCGGGGTTGCGTTACCTACTCGAGCACAAAGGAGACCCTGTTGCTGCAGTCTTGCGTGATCACTGCTGTGCCGTCCAACTCCCAGACGCGGGAGTGTGATTGCCTCGCTCACCGGTTCGGGAACGCGGCCGACCGTCCGAACAGGGTTCGGAGGTATCCGTCGGACATGACGGACGCGGAGTGGGCGGTGGTGCGGGAGGCGCTGCCGGTTCCAGCTTGGCTGGAGGGCCGGCGTGGGCAGCCGGAGGGCTGCCACCGGCAGATGCTGGATGCGATCCGGTACGTCACCGACAACGGGATCAAGCGGCGCGCGATGCCGTGCGATTTCCCCGCCTGGGACCGCGTGTATGACTACTTTCGCAGGTGGCGTGAGGCGGGCCTGGCCAAGGAGTTCCACGACCGGCTTCGCGCTCGGACCCAGGAGGCCGAGGGGCGCCACGCGGAGCCGACGGCGGCGATCATCGACTCGCAGTCGGTCAAGGGCGCCGCCTCGGTGCCCGCCTGCTCACGCGGCTATGACGGCGGGAAGAAGATCAACGGCAGGCGCCGGCACGTCATTACGGACAGCCTGGGCCTGCTGTTGATGGTGCTGGTGTGTGCCGCCGACATCACCGACCGGCAGGCGGCCCCGGTCATGCCGCCCAGGCTGCCGGCGCGATTCGCCAGGATCAGCCTGGTGTGGGCCGACGGCGGCTACTACGGTCGCCTCGTCGACTGGGCGAAGGAGAAACTCCAGCCCACCCTACAGATCGTCAAACGCAGCGACGGCAACCCCCGAGCGATCACCCGGCGTTCCAACACCGCGTCCGCCTCGGCGAGTTCAGCAAGAACCCGCTCTGCTTCGGCACGAAGCTCCTCGGCCCGGGCCCGGGCAGCCCGCTCCCGCTCCTCCACCAACCCCATCACCGATGTCACCGCTCAACTCCGCATCGCCGAGACCGAACTGATCGTCCGAACCCTCCCGCAACGACACCGGAACCATGCCTGAACAGCGGAAGCTCAACGATTACAGCCGGAAAGAAACGGCTTCTCAGGCCAGACCGCCGTCGGCCGGCCACCCTCCCTCGATGGCCGGGCCACTGTCCGCAGGGACATGCGCGGCCACCAGCGCCGCGGCCTCACGAGCACTGAGGCCGCTACCGAGCAGACGTTGCGGTGTCTGCCGTGAGTACGGCGTGACCACGTTCCACAGCCCATCTACCGTCGGAACCACCCGCGGAACCTCCTCATGGAACGGATCCGCGGTACTGCTCAGCAAGCTGAACTGGCCGTGCGACGGCCACGGGAAAAACACCCGCAGGGCCGGCTGCGCATACAGAGCCTCCGCCAGTTCGGCATCACCCAGCCTGATCAGCGGCGAACGCTCCAACGTCAGCCGCCACGCAGTCGACACCACCCTCCCAGGCGGCGCCGCCTCCAAGGGGCTCGCCGCAAGCAACGACCACTTGCGCCCCAACTCAGGCAGTGACGCACCCGCACACCATTCATGCAGGATGGCGGCCACCACCGCGAGGTGATCGGTACTGCCGAAAGCACCCCACCGCCAGCCGGAAGGCCCCGAGATCTCGATACGGAACTCGCGTTCATCCACGTTGGTCGCATAGACAGCGAACCGCGCCTCCCCACGCACACAGCAAGCGGCGACCGCGGGATCGAACCCCTCAACGGGCTCCATCGGGCCGACCACGTGCCCGTGGCCAGCCGCTACGCCAGCCAACGCCTCCCCCAAACCGCCCGGCACCGCCAACTCCGGATAAATCCCACTCGCCACATCACCGAAACGTTCCTTCATGCACACACCGTAAGCCGCGACAGCTCAGCAGCCGCAGGCGCCGGGACCCCACACACCGCACCAGTGGAGAGCACCACCGGCCCACTCCGTCAACGAGGACACCATCACCGACGCCAAGCCCCCCAGCTGCCAAGCCGGCCTCGCCGACCCCTCCCACAGGCCAGGTGCACACCTCAGATTGGCGAAAGTTGATCGCCTGTCAGACCTGGATTGAGAGTAAGGGCGGGCGATCGCCCCCAGGGGACGGCCTGCTCGATGCGTCAGAACGCATACGTAGCAGTCGGGCCCGCGCAGCCTCACATCCGGGATCTCAGCACGTCGACCTCGCAGCCCGGCGCGAAGGGGTCGAAGCCGTGCTCGATCAGCCAGCGAACTGCCAGCAGGCTTCGCAACGACCACCACGCGTGGATCACGTCGAGATCGATGTCGGTGCCATAGCCGGCGATGACGTCGTCGAGGTGCTCCTCGTGCCCGAGCGTGAAGGTGGCGAGGTCGTACTGGGCATCACCCTGGCCCGCCTCGGACCAGTCGATGAAGCCGGTGACCTCCTCGCCGTCGACGAAGACGTGCGCGATCTGCAGGTCGCCGTGTGTGAACGCCGGAGTCCACGGCCGGAGCGCGGCCTCGGCGACCTGGCGGTTGCGGATGACCAGGTCAGCGGGCAGGACACCGTTCGTCACGAGCAACTCGCACTCGTCGTCGAGTTCGGCCGCCAGCGCGACGATGCTCCGGCCGGCCCGTCCCAGCCGGGGCGGCAGGGGCGCTTCGTGCAGCTTCCGGATGGCGGCGCCCGCCGCGGCCCACGCCGCCGGCGACCCGGTCGACGGTCCGCCAAGGCGCCCAAGCGTCGTCCCCGGGAGTGCGGCGATCGCGAGCACGGGCGGCTTGCGCCACAGGACCTCCGGGGTCGGGACCGGCGCGAGGGACATCGCCTCGACCTCGGCGTCGATGCGCGCCTGATCGGCGTCCACCTTCAAGAACACGTCACCGACGCGCAGAGTCGCGCGCTCGGAATGGGCGACGACGACTTTGACCTCATCCATGGGCGCCCAGTATCCCGGGGATGATCGCCGACGTCGCCAGGTTTATCGCGTGCGATTACGCGGCTGACCACGACCCGCTACCCGGCGGCCTCCTCCATGACACCGACCTCTGACCAGGTCATGCCCACCACTCTTAGAGGTCCTAACAAAGGCGTTGGACGTGGCGGTGGGTGATGAGGCAGGTGGCGAGGCCGAGGAAGGCTTCGTGGATGTCGTCGCGTCGTTCCCAGCGGATCCGCAGGCGGCGGAAACCGTGCAGCCAGGCGATCGTGCGCTCGACCACATAGCGGAACATGCCCAGGCCGCTGCCGTGTTCCTGTCCTCGTTCGGCGATGACCGGACGGATGCCGCGGGCCCAGAGCAATCGGCGGTACTTGTCGTGGTCGTAGCCGCGGTCGGCGAGGAGCGCATCGGGTCTGCGTCGGGGCCGGCCGACGACGCCGGCCACGGCCGGGACCTTGTCCAGCAGGGGCAGCAACTGCGTGACGTCGTTGCGGTTTCCGCCGGTCAGGGACACCGCGAGCGGGATGCCCTGGGCGTCGGTGAGGACGTGGTGCTTGCTGCCCGGCCGTGCGCGGTCGACCGGGCTGGGGCCGCTTTTGGGCCGCGCCGAGCGGCCCGCACGTGGGAGGAGTCGATCACCGCCCGCGACCAGTCCAGCTTCTTCGCTACCCGCAGCTTCTTCAGCAGTATCAGGTGCAGTTCGTCCCACACGCCGGCCTCGTTCCAGGCGGCCAGCCGCCGCCAGCACGTCATGCCCGAGCCGAAGCCCAACTCCTGTGGGAGGTACTCCCATTGGATGCCGGTGTGCAGCACGAACAGGATCCCGCACAAGGCCTGCCGGTCCGGTACCCGCGGCCGGCCCTCCACCAGCTTCGGCCCCGGCTCGGGCAGCAACGGCTCGATGAGCGACCACAGTTCATCCGACACGATCCAAGGCCGCGACTGTCGCTTTCCCACGACCAGACCAACGACCATCCAAGCCGAAGGTCACATGATCAACAGCTTCTGTTAGGACCTCTTATTAGGAGTCCTTACGGCTCGGTACGCGGTAGCGCGGGGTCGGCCGTTGTGACTCAGCACCCCAGTGGCCGGTCGCATTTTAGTTGGCCGGTGGCTGTTGGTTGGTGAGAAGATCGCCCGATGCCAGTCGATCCGCACGTTCTCGCCGCGTTCACAGTGAGCACGATCGTCGCCCTGGTCACCCCGGGTCCGGACATGCTGTTCGTGCTCGGGTGCGGCATGAGGGGCGGTGCCCGCGCCGGGCTGCTGGCCACGCTGGGCGTGATCACGGGGGACGCCTTGTACATCGCCGCGGCGGCCGCCGGACTCGCTGCGCTGCTGACGGCGTTCCCCGTCGTGTTCACGGTGCTTCGGATCGCGGGCGCCGCGTACCTGATCTATCTCGGTGTCCAGATGATCCGTAACCGAAAGAGCAGTCAGGCCGGCAATCCCGTCGCCGGCGGGATGTCGGGGCGGCGTGCCTTCCTCAACGGCGTGGTGTCCTCCATGGCCAACCCGCAGACGTTGGCGTTCATGGTCGCCTTCCTTCCCCAGTTCGTCGATCCCACGGCGGGGCCGGTCTGGTTGCAGTTCGCCATCCTTGGCGGCGTCCTGATCGTCCTGGAGTTCCTGGCCGACGGGACGGTCGGTGTCCTGGCAGGGCGGATCGGCGGCTGGTTGCGCGGACGTGAGGCAGTTCGCCGCCGGATGGACGCCGCGACCGGGAGCGTGTTCATCGGCCTGGGCGTCACCCTCGCTGCCGAACGCTGATCTCACCCGCGTGAGCCCACCGAGCTCAAGCCGTACCACGCCTTCGTCCAACGCATGAACAGAGGCCAGCAGACCGGCTCGGCGATGCCTGGCGTCGTCGTCGCCCTCAGGAAGCCTCTGACGGGTCCGGCCCACTCGAGTGCTCACCGGCCAACTGGAGTGCTGAGTCACAGCCGTGACATGACGACGGCCGCGCGGGTTGAGTGGATTGCGACGTCCTCATCGACCCGCGCGGCCTGGTCCCATCGTGCCTTCCGCGGCCTTGGACGTGCACATCTCGGCGATTTGATCGAGGAGTTGGCCGGCCCGTGGATGGCGCAGTGCGAGTCCGCGCTCCGGGAACGACGCGGCGGCGACCGTCAGCGCGCGACTGGTGCCGGGCCCGATCACCAGCTGGACTTCGACGACCGGGCCCTGGTCTACCTGCGGCTGCAGCTGCCGCACACGGCACTGGCCAAGCTCCACAGGAGTGAGGGGCGAGGTGCCAGGCAGGCACGAGCGAGGACGTACCCATAGCCGGAGCTGGTTCTAACGCGGCCGTGTCGGGCCACGTCACCGTCGGGCCCCGAGGATGCCGGGGGAACCGCTGCTCCAGATACGCACGGCGGGGTGCAGGCCGGGCCGACGGCCGTTGCCGCCCGCTTGCTTCTGCGCAGCCCCCGCCAGCGCCGTCCTGTCGACCGTGCCGTCAAGCGGGCCATGCGGGCGGGCCGGGACCGCCGCGATGCCCCCTACACGAGATCGCCCAGAGGGCCTGGCATGTGCCTTGATGCGGTGCTGAACCTGTCGGCGGACGGCCTGGAAGAGGGCTGCTGAAGAACCACCCGGAAAGCGCGGGGTGGCCGCCTGCCTGGCGTCGTCAATGGTGTGGCTGTTCGGGGATACGGCTTTGGCTGAAGCAGGTGATCCACGCAGGTACAGCCGGGCAGGACGGTGCAGGCCGGCCGCGGTACCCAGTTCGAAATCAGGTCGCGTGCCGAGCTGTCCGTGCAGTCGAGACTGGCATTCATCCTGATGCAGGATGACGGGAATGGCCGTACGGTGATAAGTGCAGGCATAGAGGATTGCGGCGCTTTGGGGTGCCGCTCGTGAGAATTCCCGACCGCGCAACACCCGTCGGAACGCACGGCCGCAGTCCGTTCGGCAGCACAAGGCCTGGCCGCAGGAGGCGCAGGCTCCGCGCCGCCTTCCGCTAACCGCCATCGTCAGACGTGATCGCCTCTGTGGTTAGCCATGCTCATGATCCAGCTCCGTCAGTGGACTGCGGAGTTGGTGATCGATCGGAAGGGTCCAGAGAAATGACACGGGATCAGCACATGGCAGTGTCGAACCAGCCTGAGGAGCAGGCCGCTCTCGCCGCGGAGCAGGCCCCAGTTACGGGCCCGTCGGAGGGTGTGGAAGGAAAGGCGATTCCGCCAGGTGCCGATGGCCTGGAGCACGTAGAGGGCTACCAGCGTCCGGAATACGAACGGCTGGCTGCTGAAATATGGACGGCGCCCACTGCGGACCTGCGTGACATCGGCGAGGCGTCGTTCGGTCCGTTGCCCCCAGTGGCCGAGACCGTTCACGGAGTGGACGACCGAGTCCAAATCACGAACACGGCGGATTATCCGTGGCGGGTTCACGCATCGCTGCTCATCACTGCGGCGGACAACTCCCGGTGGATCGGGACCGCGTGGTTCATCGGGCCTCACACGCTGGTGACTGCCGGCCATGTGGTCCACATCAAGAACAGCGGTGTGGCCGGACGCGACGGGTGGGTCAAGAGCATCCAGGTCATGCCCGGTCGCGACGGTACGGTAATGCCATACGGCTCCGTCACGAGTACCAACTTCCGCTCAGTCACGGGCTGGACCGGCTCCGGCGACGAGAATTACGACTACGGCGCGATCACCATCCCCACCGAACTGGGCTCAACTACCGGATGGTTCGGCTTCGGGGCATGGCCGGACGCCGATCTACTCAAGACGACTGGCAACATCTCCGGGTATCCCGGCGACAAGCCCCCTGGCACCCAGTGGTACGACGCCCGCGCCATCAGCTCGGTGAATGCGCTGAAGGTGTACTACGACATAGACACCGCCGGCGGCCAAAGCGGCAGCGCCGTGTGCCGCATCGTCGACGGCAACCGATACGGAATCGCGGTCCACGCCTACGGAGGAGCGACCGTCAACTCCGGGACCCGGATCACCCGCCCCGTCTATGACAATCTGGTGGCCTGGAGGGCGTGACTCTTGTCCGCACACCAGCCCAGTCCAGAAGGTGGTGAAGACACCGGTGCCGCACAATGACTCCCCGTTCCTGATCACCGGAGTCGTGGAGGACGTGAACGGCAGACCCGTCCCGGACGCCACTGTGTACTTCACCGCCGGGTCATCCCCCTATCCCGACGTCGCCGCGCTGTCCGCAGCCGATGGGAGCTTTACCCTCTCCGTCCCCAATGAGGGGGTCTACACCCTTGCATGCATGACACCGGACAGCAGGGTCGCCGAGACACCAGTCACAGCA of the Streptomyces sp. NBC_00287 genome contains:
- a CDS encoding carboxypeptidase-like regulatory domain-containing protein, with protein sequence MVKTPVPHNDSPFLITGVVEDVNGRPVPDATVYFTAGSSPYPDVAALSAADGSFTLSVPNEGVYTLACMTPDSRVAETPVTARSDQPTRVRLRI
- a CDS encoding DUF6193 family natural product biosynthesis protein; amino-acid sequence: MKERFGDVASGIYPELAVPGGLGEALAGVAAGHGHVVGPMEPVEGFDPAVAACCVRGEARFAVYATNVDEREFRIEISGPSGWRWGAFGSTDHLAVVAAILHEWCAGASLPELGRKWSLLAASPLEAAPPGRVVSTAWRLTLERSPLIRLGDAELAEALYAQPALRVFFPWPSHGQFSLLSSTADPFHEEVPRVVPTVDGLWNVVTPYSRQTPQRLLGSGLSAREAAALVAAHVPADSGPAIEGGWPADGGLA
- a CDS encoding LysE family translocator; this encodes MPVDPHVLAAFTVSTIVALVTPGPDMLFVLGCGMRGGARAGLLATLGVITGDALYIAAAAAGLAALLTAFPVVFTVLRIAGAAYLIYLGVQMIRNRKSSQAGNPVAGGMSGRRAFLNGVVSSMANPQTLAFMVAFLPQFVDPTAGPVWLQFAILGGVLIVLEFLADGTVGVLAGRIGGWLRGREAVRRRMDAATGSVFIGLGVTLAAER
- a CDS encoding beta-ketoacyl-[acyl-carrier-protein] synthase family protein; its protein translation is MRAEIAVTGLGLVTPAGHTAEANWAALCRGRSLAATDPDLAGLPVDFSCRVTDFDAETELGRASARRGDRFIQFALVAARRAVADARLDRHTWEAERVGVVLGVGSNSLSTYVTEFGHLGAGRPERVSPLALPRSVPSMAAGEVAIDLGVRGPNFTTASACASGATAIGVARDLLRSGTCDIVLAGGSESARSRMTATCFTRMRALSRRRAEPALASRPFDAQRDGFVLGEGAGILVLERACAARARRAPVLALLRGYGAGADAHHPIAPHPQGDGAVRAIHTALADAGCGPGNVGHVNAHGTSTPLNDTAEARALVRVFGDDGPPVTASKGVIGHALGAAGAIQAAYTVLALRHAAVPPVANFEGQDGDHKLDIVAGHPRSTRGEAGISCSFGFGGQNAVLLFTTS
- a CDS encoding trypsin-like serine peptidase produces the protein MAVSNQPEEQAALAAEQAPVTGPSEGVEGKAIPPGADGLEHVEGYQRPEYERLAAEIWTAPTADLRDIGEASFGPLPPVAETVHGVDDRVQITNTADYPWRVHASLLITAADNSRWIGTAWFIGPHTLVTAGHVVHIKNSGVAGRDGWVKSIQVMPGRDGTVMPYGSVTSTNFRSVTGWTGSGDENYDYGAITIPTELGSTTGWFGFGAWPDADLLKTTGNISGYPGDKPPGTQWYDARAISSVNALKVYYDIDTAGGQSGSAVCRIVDGNRYGIAVHAYGGATVNSGTRITRPVYDNLVAWRA
- a CDS encoding acyl carrier protein is translated as MRQAAEGAAESALPEELVALLTGHLDVKADAGEFSGRTTFESLGLDSLSLFELVVAAEEEYGIVLPENALDLRPSSTLGEAARAFEHAR
- a CDS encoding IS5 family transposase: MTDAEWAVVREALPVPAWLEGRRGQPEGCHRQMLDAIRYVTDNGIKRRAMPCDFPAWDRVYDYFRRWREAGLAKEFHDRLRARTQEAEGRHAEPTAAIIDSQSVKGAASVPACSRGYDGGKKINGRRRHVITDSLGLLLMVLVCAADITDRQAAPVMPPRLPARFARISLVWADGGYYGRLVDWAKEKLQPTLQIVKRSDGNPRAITRRSNTASASASSARTRSASARSSSARARAARSRSSTNPITDVTAQLRIAETELIVRTLPQRHRNHA
- a CDS encoding phosphotransferase family protein; this encodes MDEVKVVVAHSERATLRVGDVFLKVDADQARIDAEVEAMSLAPVPTPEVLWRKPPVLAIAALPGTTLGRLGGPSTGSPAAWAAAGAAIRKLHEAPLPPRLGRAGRSIVALAAELDDECELLVTNGVLPADLVIRNRQVAEAALRPWTPAFTHGDLQIAHVFVDGEEVTGFIDWSEAGQGDAQYDLATFTLGHEEHLDDVIAGYGTDIDLDVIHAWWSLRSLLAVRWLIEHGFDPFAPGCEVDVLRSRM